A genomic stretch from Budorcas taxicolor isolate Tak-1 chromosome 15, Takin1.1, whole genome shotgun sequence includes:
- the LOC128060677 gene encoding olfactory receptor 2D3-like: MGEGNQTFVLQFTLLGLSQDPKIQILLFCVFLIIYLLSVFGNLLIIILIQTDPRLHTPMYFFLKNLSFVDLCFSTSIVPQMLVHFLVKKKTISFAGCSLQIVVFLLAGCTECALLAMMSYDRYVAVCRPLHYSTLMTHRVCVQLAIVSWISGAFVCSVDSAFTLCLPYQGQNIINHYFCEPPALLKLASADTYNAEMALFSMGVIVLLAPVSLILVSYWHIISTVIWMQSGEGRLKVFSTCSSHLTVVVLYYGSGIFAYMRPNSKSMNERDKVISLFYSVMTSVLNPIIYSLRNKDVKGALRKLAGR, from the coding sequence ATGGGAGAAGGAAACCAAACTTTTGTGCTTCAATTTACCTTGCTGGGACTTTCACAGGATCCAAAGATCCAAATCTTGTTGTTCTGCGTTTTCCTGATCATTTACCTTCTCTCTGTTTTTGGAAACCTGCTCATAATAATCCTTATCCAAACTGACCCTCGACTTCACACtcccatgtactttttcctcaAAAACTTGTCCTTTGTTGATCTTTGTTTCTCTACAAGCATCGTTCCCCAGATGTTGGTCCACTTCCttgtgaaaaagaaaaccatttccTTTGCTGGGTGCTCACTACAGATAGTTGTCTTCCTCCTAGCAGGGTGTACAGAGTGTGCTCTTCTGGCGATGATGTCCTATGACCGTTATGTGGCAGTCTGCAGGCCCCTACACTATTCTACTCTCATGACCCACAGGGTTTGTGTCCAGCTGGCCATAGTGTCCTGGATAAGTGGGGCATTTGTATGTTCAGTGGACAGTGCGTTTACACTCTGTCTCCCCTACCAGGGACAGAACATAATTAATCACTATTTTTGTGAACCTCCTGCACTCCTGAAGCTGGCTTCTGCAGACACCTACAATGCTGAAATGGCCCTCTTTTCAATGGGTGTGATTGTTCTCCTAGCTCCTGTCTCTCTCATCCTGGTCTCTTATTGGCATATTATCTCCACTGTGATTTGGATGCAGTCAGGGGAGGGGAGGCTCAAGGTGTTCTCTACCTGTAGCTCCCATCTCACTGTTGTGGTTCTCTACTATGGCTCTGGAATATTTGCCTACATGAGACCCAATTCCAAGTCAATGAATGAAAGGGATAAGGTCATATCTTTGTTCTATTCAGTTATGACTTCAGTGTTGAACCCTATAATTTACAGCCTGAGGAACAAAGACGTGAAGggagctctgagaaaactggctGGAAGATAG